DNA sequence from the Candidatus Poribacteria bacterium genome:
TCGAGTATACTTATGGACAAAATCAGCAATTTGTTAAAGGGACTTTACCTCGTATTGATTTGGTGGTAATGGATAATTCTAATTCTGAAAGTCCTTGGCTACGGGCATTAGAAATTAAATTGACAGCTTTGCCTGATAATTCAACCTGTGGTTTTTCTGAAGGAGAGTACGGGTGTGAACTTGTAGTGCGTCCCAATACGATTATCCATCTAACACTTGGGATTATTGGTCGGTACGCCGAATATCGGAGCGAACTTTTAGGCAGTCTAAGCCCTATTTTTCAGAATAACTTTGACTGGGAATCGGAAGATAGCATGCTGGAGAAAATACCCCATATTACCCAAACTATCAAGACTCTGTTACTTGCAAAAGTAGACGATCAGATTCCATTAGTTGTACAACCTATTTGGAAAACTATTGGGAAATCCTCTCGACTTCATGAGAACTGCTTAGATGTTTTCGTTTGGAGTACGTTTGCTTTTGCGAAGCTGCTTTTAGATACAGTTGAACAAGGACGTGCCAGAGAATTTTCACGAGCGAAGCGAGCTGTTTTATGGATTGTGAAAATGCTGTCTGACTTTGCTACAGATGGAAAAATTGACCCGCAGACCGTTAGCGTCGGATTTACGAGACAAACAGACAAAGCCTTTGCCTTAAGTGGAAGAAAGACTCATCCTTATATGTCTTGTGCAGAACTCTTACGGCCAAGGGTTAAAAAGAACCAAATCAAAAACATCATCTTGGGACAGGGAGAAAAATTGCTAAGCCCAGAAAGGCGATTTGATGCGATTCTGGTTAATTCTCCCGAACTTTTTACGTAAAAAGTAGGAAAAACAAATGTCTATGAAATTCATCGATCTCTTCGCCGGATGTGGTGGTATGACACTCGGATTCCAAAACGCAGGATTTGAGACAGTTGCTGCTTTTGATAATTGGGAACCGGCAATCAAGGTCTATCGTGCTAATTTTGCACATAACATACACAAACTTGATCTTGGCAATTGGCAAGAAAGCTTAAGGACGTTAAACGCATATCAATTTGACATGATTATTGGGGGTCCACCGTGTCAAGATTTTTCACATGCTGGTAAACGGAACGAGAACTTGGGAAGAGCGGATTTGACCGTAAGTTTTGCGCAGATTGTCGCACATACAAAACCGCAATGGTTTGTCATGGAAAACGTGGATAGAACTGTGAAAAGCCAACGGTATAAGCAGGCAGGTGAGATTCTCAGAGCAGCAGGATATTCGCTAACACAACGGATTTTGGACGCTAACCAGTGTGGTGTTCCGCAAAGAAGGAAACGTC
Encoded proteins:
- a CDS encoding HindVP family restriction endonuclease, which gives rise to MDSRPALFALNRSNTNKDFSQAKAWGKNSFNNCFPIALLCYMQSQNIAPVYLALDGNWNVIPEKIDVNSVFGHAYDSEDIYFAFEYTYGQNQQFVKGTLPRIDLVVMDNSNSESPWLRALEIKLTALPDNSTCGFSEGEYGCELVVRPNTIIHLTLGIIGRYAEYRSELLGSLSPIFQNNFDWESEDSMLEKIPHITQTIKTLLLAKVDDQIPLVVQPIWKTIGKSSRLHENCLDVFVWSTFAFAKLLLDTVEQGRAREFSRAKRAVLWIVKMLSDFATDGKIDPQTVSVGFTRQTDKAFALSGRKTHPYMSCAELLRPRVKKNQIKNIILGQGEKLLSPERRFDAILVNSPELFT